A window from Triplophysa dalaica isolate WHDGS20190420 chromosome 3, ASM1584641v1, whole genome shotgun sequence encodes these proteins:
- the LOC130418032 gene encoding mannose-binding protein-like, with amino-acid sequence MTMLKQYLCAAVLLLIMFGLDDLSAASESSCPVSAGVPGLPGLNGSPGRDGRDGRDGLPGPKGDPGVSAHGPPGAMGPAGPKGEEGSDVQSTMMAKLQSDVEYLTNRIPVIGKIFEFRWMKKVGNKYFVNNGLEGNFEKAQSICSDAGAKIVLPRNEDENNALASMQFPGHSRIFIGATDKDKRGRYLDMSNQPLTFTNWKVYKPNYDKGAEDCVVVKDAVWNYFSCSLKAAVVCEL; translated from the exons ATGACAATGTTAAAGCAGTATTTATGTGCTGCTGTGCTGCTCCTGATAATGTTTGGGCTGGATGATCTATCAGCCGCCTCTGAGAGCAGCTGTCCAGTCTCAGCTGGGGTGCCAGGCTTACCGGGACTAAACGGAAGCCCTGGACGGGACGGCAGAGATGGAAGAGATGGGCTTCCTGGGCCCAAAGGCGATCCAG GAGTTAGTGCTCATGGACCTCCAGGTGCAATGGGACCAGCCGGTCCAAAAGGAGAGGAAG GCAGTGATGTTCAAAGCACAATGATGGCAAAACTTCAGTCAGATGTCGAATACCTAACAAACAGAATCCCTGTCATAGGAAAAA TCTTTGAATTTCGCTGGATGAAGAAAGTgggaaataaatattttgtgaacaATGGGCTTGAGGGGAATTTCGAAAAGGCACAAAGCATCTGCTCTGACGCTGGGGCGAAAATTGTTCTGCCACgaaatgaagatgaaaataaCGCGCTAGCGTCAATGCAATTTCCTGGACATTCAAGAATCTTCATCGGTGCAACAGACAAGGATAAGAGAGGCCGTTACCTTGATATGTCTAACCAACCTCTAACTTTCACCAATTGGAAAGTATATAAACCGAATTATGATAAGGGGGCAGAGGACTGTGTAGTTGTTAAAGATGCTGTATGGAATTACTTTAGTTGTTCTCTTAAGGCTGCTGTGGTGTGTGAACTATAA